The following proteins come from a genomic window of Macaca fascicularis isolate 582-1 chromosome 8, T2T-MFA8v1.1:
- the SOX17 gene encoding transcription factor SOX-17, with protein MSSPDAGYASDDQSQTRSALPAVMAGLGPCPWAESLSPIGDMKVKGEAPASSGAPAGTAGRAKGESRIRRPMNAFMVWAKDERKRLAQQNPDLHNAELSKMLGKSWKALTLAEKRPFVEEAERLRVQHMQDHPNYKYRPRRRKQVKRLKRVEGGFLHGLAEPQAAALGPEGGRVAMDGLGLPFPEQGFPAGPPLLPPHMGGHYRDCQSLGAPPLDGYQLPTPDTSPLDGVDPDSAFFAAPMPGDCPAAGTYSYSQVSDYAGPPEPPAGPIHPRLGPEPAGPSMPGLLAPPSALHMYYGAMGSHGAGGGRGFQMQPQHQHQHQHQPPGPGQPSPPPEALPCRDGTDPNQPAELLGEVDRTEFEQYLHFVCKPEMGLPYQGHDSSVNLPDSHGAISSVVSDASSAVYYCNYPDV; from the exons ATGAGCAGCCCGGATGCGGGATACGCCAGTGACGACCAGAGCCAGACCCGGAGCGCGCTGCCCGCGGTGATGGCCGGGCTGGGCCCCTGCCCCTGGGCCGAGTCGCTGAGCCCCATCGGGGACATGAAGGTGAAGGGCGAGGCGCCGGCGAGCAGCGGAGCGCCGGCCGGGACCGCGGGCAGAGCCAAGGGCGAGTCCCGTATCCGGCGGCCGATGAACGCCTTCATGGTGTGGGCTAAGGACGAGCGCAAGCGGCTGGCGCAGCAGAATCCAGACCTGCACAACGCGGAGCTGAGCAAGATGCTGG GCAAGTCGTGGAAGGCGCTGACGCTGGCGGAGAAGCGGCCTTTCGTGGAGGAGGCCGAGCGGCTGCGCGTGCAGCACATGCAGGACCACCCCAACTACAAGTACCGGCCGCGGCGGCGCAAGCAGGTGAAGCGGCTGAAGCGGGTGGAGGGCGGCTTCCTACACGGCCTGGCCGAGCCGCAGGCGGCGGCGCTGGGCCCCGAGGGCGGCCGAGTGGCCATGGACGGCCTGGGCCTCCCGTTCCCCGAGCAGGGCTTCCCTGCCGGTCCGCCGCTGCTGCCTCCGCACATGGGCGGCCACTACCGCGACTGCCAGAGTCTGGGCGCGCCTCCGCTCGACGGCTATCAGTTGCCCACGCCCGACACGTCCCCGCTGGACGGCGTGGACCCCGACTCGGCTTTCTTCGCCGCCCCGATGCCCGGGGACTGCCCGGCGGCCGGCACCTACAGCTACTCGCAGGTCTCGGACTACGCTGGCCCCCCGGAGCCTCCCGCCGGCCCCATACACCCCAGACTCGGCCCAGAGCCCGCGGGTCCATCGATGCCGGGCCTCCTGGCGCCACCCAGCGCCCTGCACATGTACTACGGCGCGATGGGCTCGCACGGGGCGGGCGGCGGGCGCGGCTTCCAAATGCAGCCGCAAcaccaacaccagcaccagcaccagcccCCGGGTCCCGGACAGCCGTCGCCCCCTCCGGAGGCACTGCCCTGCCGGGACGGCACGGACCCCAACCAGCCCGCCGAGCTTCTCGGAGAGGTGGACCGCACGGAATTTGAACAGTATCTGCACTTCGTGTGCAAGCCTGAGATGGGCCTCCCCTACCAGGGGCATGACTCCAGTGTGAATCTCCCCGACAGCCACGGGGCCATTTCCTCCGTGGTGTCCGACGCCAGCTCCGCGGTATATTACTGCAACTATCCTGACGTGTGA